Part of the Lotus japonicus ecotype B-129 chromosome 6, LjGifu_v1.2 genome, ataagaaaGAGGTAGAGAACATTAGTATCTTTGTATTCAGTTAGGAATTgggttagagagagaagtggttctctcttTAGGCTTGGAAAGGGTGTTTGGTATCTCTTTCTATTGTGTCTCTCCCTAGTttccaattgggaattaggtttatgctctctacagcatagggtgctagggtgtctgcgggcagaaacagagtgaacttgcagataattctggtaatGAACCAGCAATcccaaaattatgaaaatattatccaacataaccctatgagttagctttcatacaaaattggtttcactcaatttggaattctgtagagagagttatgctatCTACAGCATAGACTGTTAGGTTATCTACGGgcagaacagaacccaatttttcccaaaacctcaatttcgctcaaaatcaattttcctcaccacatgttaacactcaacacagtctctcagttcagatttttcaaagaagttgggggttcttcatgttaaactcaacctctgttatactacaattatacaaggtaaattcaaactcttacctcttgaagatcaaagtctaggttttcttctcttttctcctctccttgctTTTCACGTGTTCTCCTTTGTgcgctaacttctccaattctcaaattatgatttctctctttctaattcactcataactcttaaatagtcttacaatgggccccattcccaactactcacttaaaacctaaaactcttattatctatatcacataatcaattaattatctaataagatcacttaattaccttattaaataatgaaatcacctatttattcaaatcattatataacctaataataattaaaataaattaataaataacctaataacgaaaaatTGGGTGTTGCAGTTGTGACCAGGACATGAGCAGTGGGGCATGGGGAACCGAAGGGGCCTCTAATCGCTGCAAAGGTTTGAGGGAAGCCGCATAGCACAAAATCTGCTCCAGCGTGGAAGCCTTAGACATGAAGCACAACTAATTCCGAATAACCCAGATTGCGTACATCAAAGTGAGGAAAACACCAAGAGTGGACACATCTGCAACCTGCATAAATTCAGTGACAAAATCATGCACTTTGCACTCATGAGTAAGGCGAAACCCAAGAGAGCTAGCAAACCAGATTGGGCGCACAAGCGGGCAAAACAGCACCGCATGTTTCGCCGTATCCGGAGCTGCCAAGCACCGTGGGCACGTCGGATCAGGCACCAAGCCGCGAGCATGGAGGGATATCGAGGCAAGCCCTCCACCCGGTCTCACAACAACGAGGCAGCGCTTCAGCTTTCCAAAGCTTTCTCCAATCTGCATAATAGATATATTTATCATGCcatgccttttttttttatcaaatggaGGGGGAACCCATAAACAAATGACCTAGCTGGGTGTTACAATCATACACCAACTAGTACCACCAACTCTATCAAAAAGTAGATGATCACAAACCTCTAGGGGAAGAAGTATGAAGATGAACTCCTAGACTACCATTATGGCCATGATGAGCCAAAACATCAGCTACCATGCCCTTCTTGTAATAACGAAACAAACATTTCATTGGTCTAACCGTCTAAGTGTAGGTTTAAGAATATGCccttaaaaaactaaaaattcaaattcgagagtgtgtttgtgtttgtatAAGCCTTAGAAAAAAACGTCAATgccctttttttttctaatccatGCCATGAGCCTCTTTCacgttttttatttttggaaatTGGTTTTCCAGTTCGTTTCTTCTTTGAAGGTGAGAAAATGTAGAAGTAACTATATCCCAAACCCAAGCATGATGCTGATTGTGCACTTATGGCAATAGCGGGCTTTTGTATCCaagtaatataattttatttggaAATTATAGTTTTgaggtattttttttatttactaatCTAATATAAATCGTCACTGTTAATggcaattatatttatttttttaatttttttaaagaatcgtCAATAGcattggagtttttttttttttttttttttttaaataaatcgccaaccatgttggcgtttttcatatttttaattttttttttctaacaatCGCCAACTATGTTGGTGTTTTTGACTTTTTAttcgttttttttaatcttCAACCTGTTGGttggctttaaaaaaaaatagtaattaaaatggtatttaatcaattgatactcacacacaattttgtgTCATATCACTTTTGCAGCACTTTGATCATAAATATTTGAACCGATATTTAAAGATAAACATATGCATTGCATAATTTAATTCAAGAGaaagtttttgttgttgttgtggagTCGAGCAGCAACGGGTTTTTTTCTGCACACGTTGGGGTCGTTTCTTCCGAGGTTGTTCCAATTAACCGATATTACATGTgggtgatttaaaaaaaaaacaaccaacaGTTTGGCgatttaaaaaaacaacaacaaccgtTGCACTCCTCTGTCAACCGCGATCAGTTTTGGCTCTGCAGCCGCCCTTCATCCTTCCATCGCTCTTTGAGGCTGCCGTGCGTGTCTACCAGCCACCTCGCAGAGCCTCTGCCTTTCATGCTGAGTCCGTTCGTGTTTCTCTCTGTTCTGGAGCACAATCGTACAGAGGGAGATAGGATCACATTCGTGTTTCTCTACCCTTGCAGCGCCGCTGGTAGTGGTGGCCTCTGACTGTGTGGTTTCTTGTTCGCGAGGTTGTACAATTCGTTACGGCGCTGTTCGGAAAGGGTGGGTCTTTCGGCGGGGCTTGCTTTCGGCGGTGATTCGTCGTAGAGGAGAGGAGGCAGTGTCCGTTGGTGGCAGTGTGGGTTTAAGCACGATGTTGGTTAGTGGCTCCCTCTTGCTATCCTTTTCCATTCGTGATGGTTCCCTTGAAAGAGACGGTTGAGGAATCAAAGTGGTGTGACGGCGGGAGTGGCAACCAGATACATTACTGCATTTtaattctttgttttttttccttctttttgcttttctttcaattttgtaCTTGATTGTTGTTTTTCGTAACAAAGGTGGTATTTTAGCTTTAATTTTTTGCTATTTTCAGGACCGGAAGTGCGTATCATTGGATTATGTGATTCGTCATTTCTTCGATTATGCTACTCTACTTTTGGAATAGATGAAGCTTTGGTTCGTGTTGTGGTTTACCTCGTCGGTTTTTCTCATTTTGCTTGAACGGATGTTGATTCTCTTGTTGATATGTGTACTCTTTTATCTTATTAGGATTTTTCCCACATGGTTTTTTCTAGTAAAGTTTTAACGAGGGACTATCTTCAGAGATGATCATCCTAGAGGTAGCGGTGTGTTAGGCATGGTGTTCAACGTTTGGTGGCTTTGGTTGTGTTTGGTTGCTTGGTTTTTAGGTTGTGATAGCAACAACTGTTGTTCTGATCTCGTTGTTTGGTAGGCGTATGTGCACGCATAGTCCTCTGGTGGTCGTTACTGCTGGAGTTGGTCATGCAGTTGTTGTTATTACCCTTGAAGCAAGGTGCTAAATGTGACTCAGAGGCTCTGCGTTGATTGTACGTATTTGTTGTGTACGGTCTTGTCGTTGTTTGCGATCGTTATTTGTTGTTGGTGTTAGTCGTCGTTGTTTGCGGTCATtgtatttttgttgttgtaattATTTCAAAGTCAAGAGGTTTATATCTCGATTCCTTATTCAATAAagattttgctttaaaaaaaaaacaccaacaTAGTTGGTGATTgctagaaaaaacaaaaaaaataaaaattaaaagataagaaaaaaagCAGCATGGTTGgcaatttatttaaaaaacgaaaacaaaagtaaaacgccaatgctattggcaattctttaaaaaaatataaataaaatcacCACTGAATTTATATtagattggtaaataaataaaaaagtatcaCAAAGTTGTAATTTCCAAACTAAAGTATACTACTTTGGTACAAAAACCGCAATAGCTTTTATCGCTTGAATGAGAAAAACTTATTAAAATAAGCTCGAAATGGGATATAGCCCCGTGTGGAAAcatagcttaattaagcgcttatgtcggtaataagcgcttattcataagctattttaaatttattatcgaaataagttaaaaataaactacatataagcataagctctttttcataagctatcctgaataacttatgaaaataagctcaaaacagcttatggtatgtcataagctgtttgcataagctctcccaaacactgacataagagcttatgctatcagataagctcaaataagctcctCCAAACGGGGCCATAACCTTATAGGTGATACAAGCACTTATTCCCCCTATGccaccttcctcttcttcaacaACCGCCTCTTCCTCAACCTTCACAACTACTAAATTAATTATATCCATTGGTCACTACTTGGTAATATTATCTAAAAGGAGACTTCTGCTGTTGAGCTGTAAACGGCTCAGCTAGAGAAAAGACTAGGCAATGCTTTGAAGCTGCTTCCAAATCTAGGATTGGAATGGACACTCATGGAGTAAAATTTATCTCATCTCATGCGAGCATTTAGCAGTTCATTACTTCATTTCCAATATATGAGGCTTTTCACACAAAGGCTGTAGTCAATAATTCAGCCCACCTGTGACCAGAATAATTCTAtctagaaaaaatatatatattagataATATACCATTTGCTATAGCTATTAAAGAAGCATGGTGTCAACATGTGCCATAGCACAAGGGAGATATGCTCCCAAAGCAAGACCTGAAACATTGAAGCTAACTGAAAGGAACATCCAGCTGATCAGAACAGAGCCATTGTTTCCTccacaaaccaaaagaaaagaagaatacAACACAAGCAAGCAGCTAAGAAGACAACTCATGACAATGGAGCAATGATGATATTAGAGTGGTGTTAAGTGTTAACTCTTATTGAATGACACACGGCTTTTCTTGCATTAAAAGATACTTGCCAACTCATAAATTTGGATTGGAACAACAGCAACATATTCTGTATGTCCTGAGTTGAGAGAATTGACAGTTAATTGGCAAAGTACATCATTTAAATGACACATGTTCTCCAAAATGCATAAAGAACCATGCATGATTCATGCATGGAGAATCATTCAGGTTTTTGCCCCAACATTTATAAATGAaagcttaaaagttaaaactactTTACTAATCATTCATCAAATCAGAAAACATAACCAATCCTCAGGAATTTTACATAAAGCATATAAAAAGTAAAACAACTTTCTAATTAATCATGTAATCATAACCATTGTCACACAGCAATAAGTAACAAAATTTCACATCAATCATGCTTAAACAGAACACAACAAAAACCCACTAACCAAAAACCTTTCAAAGCTCATCTTCCATTCTCAAGTACTCTCCAATGTCACCTTGGTGCAGCACAACAATCCCATTAGGGTCCAACTTCCTGCAATCCTGAGTAGACTTGGCAGCGATCCCAAATCCCAAAGGCACATCAGCCATGGAAAACACAACAACCCCATCACCAGCAGCAATATTCTCGGTGATTCGACCTAGAGCACCCTTGAGAACATGATTACCATACAGAAACGACATCTCAGACTGGGGTTTCAACCACACCTTGTGCTTGGCGTTAGCAGCGAGCAGGTTGAGGGCTTGAACGGTGAGGTGGAAGCTGCCGCTGTGAGTGTACTTGCCGATGCAGATTCCGAGGGAAACGAGGCTGGGTCGAGCGACGTTGGTGGCTCGCTTAACGAGGGACTCGCTGGCGTAGAAGATCCTGTTCTTGTGGAGGCGGAAGCAGTAGCGGCCAGGGGTGGAATCGGGGCCTTCGTGAGAAGGATTATCGACGATGTTCTTGAGGTTGTTGCCGACGAATTTGAAGAGCTTCTCGAACACCACGCTCGTTTCCGTCTCGTCCAATGGCctcatctttcttcttcctccctttctctctaGCAACAGGGTTTAATGGAATTAGGGTTTTTCGTTGTGTTGATTTTATCCTCAATTGGAGGGTGGGGGAAAAACAAATGATAAAAATCAACTGAACGGTGGTCTTAAACTATTATTTCTTCttctaaaatattaaaatctatattatttttttaaaatattaacttGTTATCTTAGTAGCCGGTATCAACTAGGGTTGCAAAACGGGCTTGGCTAGTTGGGTCAGCCCATTCTGTCTGTCTTATTTGCAGTTCGGTTAGGACTTTGGACCTAAATTATAAAAGTGAGCCAGTTTAACCTAACTCACATTTCGACTGGTTAATGGCGTGTTAGGTTGGGTCGGCCTACCAACACATAATTTCACCTTTTTTTGTAGGTTGTGTTTCATCTAAATTTTTCACGATTACATGACATAATCATGTGTAATTGTTGGTTGATTATTATTGGCTGAAGTAAACTCTTACTGATAATTGTACAACACATCTAGTATTagtaatattaaaaatattaagtaagtgtttatcaaagaaaaaataatatttactaGTGATTTGGTGGAAGTCGTTGACACCTACACTTGACGGTTGTTATTGAAATTATAGTTACCGTCACTattttttgtaacaaaaaatgtAAATATTTGTTTGATATTATCATGGATAAAACTTTCTTATTGACTCGTAACTTTTAGAATAAAGAAGATGGTTTCAATTTCTACACGCGTTATCGTACATAGTCCAACAACCTATCAGTTTGCCAAAACTATGGGTTGAGTTGAGACTTTGAACGCAAATCCTAAAAGTTAGACATCACAACTCAACCCGCATTTTGACAGAATAGCGGGCTAAGTCAACCCCACTTTGCCAACCAATATTGTCACCACTCGTATTAACCACACAAGTTATTCCACCAATCGTGTAGGTTTATTGAAAATTGTGGATTCTTTAGTGGATGAGTTCAAGTATCATCCAGCAAGCTAGTTTCTTGAGCTTCACGGAAGTTTGTCTCATGATTGGATTGTTCAGATTCGTCACATTTATAGAGATGCAAATGAAGTAACTAATCACCTTGCTATTTTTTAACTGTGCTCAAATGCGATCGATCTCACTGTCTTACATGTCCTCCTTAAAGGCATGTTCCCATTATGGCTAGAGATATGTGTTAAGATACTGTGTTTATCTTTCTCATTCAtccccaaaaaaataaaaattaaagattaatattaaCTCTTTAGGCAAAGAAATTAGAATgccttgtaattttttttttcaaaaacaaaaaaaccactTACAAGTATTTTTGGTCAAAAAGCACTTAGAAGTTAAAACCTTACATTAGATCGTGAAAGCCCATTAGTATGCAGAGCCCATTTCCGAACCCAACCTAAATATACAAACACGAGCCTCTTGTCTTCTCTAAAACCCTACAAACACACGAGCTGCAACTCAATCGCAACAGAGAAAGCAAGAGAAGAGAAACTCACAAA contains:
- the LOC130726633 gene encoding uncharacterized protein LOC130726633, with product MRPLDETETSVVFEKLFKFVGNNLKNIVDNPSHEGPDSTPGRYCFRLHKNRIFYASESLVKRATNVARPSLVSLGICIGKYTHSGSFHLTVQALNLLAANAKHKVWLKPQSEMSFLYGNHVLKGALGRITENIAAGDGVVVFSMADVPLGFGIAAKSTQDCRKLDPNGIVVLHQGDIGEYLRMEDEL